The DNA segment CTTTGCCCCCAACAAGGCTGGAAATACCTTCTCACATATGCCATCCCTTCACCCAGAGAGCCGGAACCAGCTGGCGCTGAAGATAAATATCATATTTTATTCGGCAGTTATCTGCCGCGCGAGCGATCCGGAGCCCCCATGACGACCGAGACCTCCCCTGGCATCTCCGCCGCGCGCCGCCTCGACGGGCGGGTCGCCGTCGTCACGGGAGCCGCGCGCGGGATCGGCCGCGCCATCGCCGAGCGCTTCGCCGCTGAGGGCGCGCAGGTGGTGGTGTTGGACATTGCGGAAGCCGAAGCCCGGGAAGTTGCCGCCGGCCTAGGGCCGAACGCGTTGGCGTTGCGCGGCGACATTGCCGATCCCGCTTCCGTGACTGCCTGCGCCCGGGCCATCGAGGCCCGGTATGGACGTTGCGACATCCTCGTCAACAACGCTGCCATTCTCGATTCCGCCGGGATCGACACCATGAGCTTCGAGCACTACCGCCGAGTGCTCGACATCAACCAGGACGGCGCGGTCCGGGTCACGCTCGCCCTGCTGCCGCTTATGCGGTGCGCGCAGCACAACCGAAAGATTCTCAACATCGTCTCGATACAGGGCGTACGCGGCACCCACGATTCGCTGGCCTACGCCACTGCCAAAGGCGCACTGGTCAATTTCACCCGCGCCCTCGCCTGTGATCTGGGCGCGGAGAACATCACGGTCAACGCCCTTGCGCCGGGCTTCATCGACACGCAGATGGCACAGCTGCCGGACGGGAGCGGCCACGAGCACGAGACCGACTGGTTCCGCGACATCTACATCAAATATGGCCGCATCCCGCTGCAACGCCCCGGCACGCCCGCCGACATTGCCGGCCCGGCTTTCTTCCTGTGCTCGGACGATGCGCGGTACGTCACCGGTCAGATCCTGCTGGTCGACGGTGGCGTCTCGTCAACCTTCTAGCGACCTGCGACCGGGCGCGCCGCGAGGCTGTAGCGGACGATCAGCGGCCTTTCCGGTATGGCGCAGAGACCGGTCGGCGTGCCGGCAGCGGCGATCGGGTTATCGTCCAGCGAGACCGCTTCGGCGAAGTCGAAACAGGAGGCGATCGGCTCGATGCCGAGCCCCCTATAGCGCCCGCCCCAGGGTACATCCGCCAGCACTCGGTCGCTGATCCAGAGCTGGCACGAGGGCAGCTTTTCGCGATCCCAGTCGATCGTGAGCGCCGCTCCCCGCTCAGCGAACACCACCTCGACCGGCGACTCGACCCCGCAAAGCTGGAGCACATCCTCCATCGGCTCCGCCTTGGGCAGGCAGCCCAGATCGACGAATCCGCCGGACCGTGCCGGCACGCGCTCCAGACCCCCGAACACGCAGCCAACGGCGGCGCGCATCGCCGCGCCGGGAACGCAGGCCGGATAGGTCAACCCACGTCGGAAGCGGGCCTTGAGATGCAAGCTTCCCGGCGCAACATCCAGCGACAGGATCGGGTGCAGACCAAGAGAGAATCGGGCCCTGCGCCGGGCCTCGATCATGAGTTCAAGGTCAAGCGCCGGCTCATCCGGCCTCACCGTCAGCGTCCGGGTCAGCCGCCGGACCGCATGTTCGGGCGGATAGTCCAGCGTCAGGCGAAGTTGGTCGCCGCCCCGATCCACCACGGTCCACACCTCATTGGCGGCAAGACCGTGTGCGGGATCGTTGAACCGCTCAAGCCCGATCCCTCTCCACGACGGCGCGATCTCCTCCAGCGGCCCGCCGCCCCCGAAGGGCAGACACACGAACTCCGCGCCGAGATAGCGCAGATGCGCCGGCAGACCGTACAGCGAGGGATCGTCGGGCGACCAATGCGGGCGGGCAAAAGGCGCGAACGGGCCATCCGGCAGCCGGAACACCAGTTCAGCCAGCATGGCGCCCTCCGGAAATACGCGCAACGAGCCGTGCGCCCAGTCGAGCGCAAGCGGCGCCTCGCTCACTTCAGTGCCGCGAGCAGCGAATCCTTGCCGTCGAGGATCACGTCACGCATGGCCCTCGCCGCCGCCTCGCCCTCGCCGCCGGTTATCGCCTCAAACACTGCCCGGTGCTGACCGATATCATCCTCGACGCTCTTGTCGGCCTTCAGCGCCTGCTGCTGGATCGAAAAGCTCAGATGCAGGAAGTCGGCGACGAGATGGGCGAAGGTGCCGAGCAGCGTATTATGGCTGGCTGCGAACACGGCCATGTGGAAGGCCACGTCCGCATGGGCGTAGCTGACCAGATCGCCGCTGGATGCCTCCATGGCATGGAGCGCCGCGCGGATCCGGCGCAGATCCTCGATGGTCGCCCGGCCGGTGGCGAGCTGGGCGGCAGCCGGCTCGATCATCAGTCGCAGCTCGATCAAATCGCGCATCATGGTGTCACGCAGCTCGGCCGATCCGCGCCCGTCGCCGAAATGCCAGGCGAGCACATCGCTGTCGAACGTGTTCCACAGGTCCCGCGGACGCACCCGCGTGCCGACCTTCTGGCGCATCTCGATCAGCCCCTTGGCAGCCAGCACCTTGAGCGCCTCACGAAGCGACGGACGGCTCGCCGCGAATTCCGCCATGAGATCCGGCTCGCGCGGCAGTAATTCGCCGGGCGCAAAGCGGCCGGAGACGATGGCGCGGCCGAGCTCTGTGATGACATGGCCCTGCACCCCGCTGATGCGATAGCCCGACGGGCGCACGGGACGCGCCGGCCGCTCATCGCCGGCCTCAGCTGTCTCAGGGCGCTTGCGCGGCGTCGATGGGCGCTCCGTCACGGCGCTCTCCGTCTTGCGTCTTGACTGAAACTGCGGCGCGGGCCGGCGCGAAACCGGCGGCCGCATCGCTCCTGCGCTAAGCGATATCCCGCACCCGCACAAGAGTTGATGGCCCGTCGGCGCAGGAGGCTGGCCATAAAATGAATTTAAATCATATTTTAAAGCCGAACAAGGGCGGCTAATGTAAAAGCATCTGGACATTCTGCGCTCATTAAATAATATTTTTATGTCGGCATCGGCCGGCCTATCCAGATCAGGAGAACGGCATGCTCAAGACCATGTTGGCGGCCCTGCTCGCGGCCGTCGTCAGCGTTAGCGCGAGCGCACAGGAGTTCCAGTTCGAGGCCCCGCCGCTGTTCGACAATTGCGGCGATGCGTCCCTGGCCCGCGCCAAGGCCGAAGGCGTCACCCTCGGCTTCTCGCCTTCTCCGCCTTATTCCTCGCTCGACCCCGCCACCAAGAAGGCCGGCGGGCTCGACGTCGAACTGGTGGAAGCGGCGCTCAAATGGGCTGGCGTCACCGACTTTAAATATGAGGTCATGCCGTTCGGCCAGCTCATCCCGGCACTGCTGGCGAAGCGCATCGACATCGTGACCGCCAACATCCACGTCACGCCGGACCGCCTCAAGGCAGTCTCCTTCTCCGGCCCGGCCTGGTGGTATGGCCCGGCGATCGTGGTCGCGAAGGGCAATCCAGCGGGCATCACCTCTTTCGGCAGCCTCAAGGGCAAGAAGGTGGGCGCCATCGCCGGCTCGGCGGCGGACGAGTATCTGCGCAAGATCGGCGTCGCGGTGACCGCGTTCCAGACCGACGCCGAGGAGTTCGCCGCCATCTCAACCGGCCGCGTCGACGCCATCCTCGACGATGACGTGAAGATCATCGAGTTCATGAAGGCCAATGGATCGGCCCCGATCGAGATCGTCGCCAACGTCACGATCCCGGACGAGCTGATCTTCAAATATGGCTACGGCTATGCCCGCTACGCGCTGCGCAAGGAAGACTGCTCGCTGCGCGCCGCCTTCACCCAGGGCCTCGCCGAAGTGCGCGGCAATGGTCAGGCCTCCGCGATTCTCAAGAGCTACGGACTGACCAACCGCAACCTGTTCTTCTTCCCGCTTTGACGGCCCTCCTCCACCGTCGGCCCGGCGCGCGGGGCCCTGGCCCCGCCTGCCCTCTCCCGCTTGAGCAGCGGATCGCTTCATGAACCTTCTCGATTTCTCCGTCGTCGATGAATATGGCTCCGTCTTCCTGCAGGGCCTTGCCATAACGACCTTTCTCACCGTCGTCGTGATCCTACTGGCCGGAGTGCTCGCCATCCCGCTGGCGCTCGCCCGGATGTCGCCCGCTCGATGGATCCGTTGGCCGGCGGACTTCTATGTCGAGTTCATCCGCGCCACGCCGCTGATCCTGCAGCTCATCTACATCTATTATGTGCTACCCAGCGCCGGCATCCGGCTGGAGCCGGTCACGGCGGCGATTATCGGCCTGACCGTGAACTATTCCGCATTCATGAGCGAGGTCTACCGCTCCGGTATTCAGGCGGTGCCGAAGAGCCAGTATGAGGCCGCTCAGAGCCTCGGTATCGGCCGGACGGTCACCTTCATCAAGATCATCTTCCCGCAGGCATTCCGCACGGTTCTGCCCGCCCTCGGCAACTATCTCATCGCCCTGTTCAAGGATACGGCCCTCGCCTCCGTGGTCACGGTGCAAGAGCTGATGTTCTCCGGGCAGATCATCGCCGCGCGCAACTACCAGTATTTCACCGTCTACACTGTCACCGCCCTTCTCTATTTCTCGGTCGGCTTTCCCGCCGCCCTTCTCGTACGCCGGCTGGAGCGCTGGTCGCAGCGCGGCTGGTCTGCGCCAGACCGAAAGTCCTGAGTTCGCATCATGCCCGACATCGCCTTGCCGAAAGTCACCATCCGCTCCATCGTGGTCGCGCCCCTGCTGGGCGAAAGTCCGAAAGGGGGATGGTCGGCCGAGATCAAGCCCGAGGATTCGGTGCATGCGCTCATTGCTGTGCACACCGAGGAGGGCCTCACAGGCCATGGCAGCGTGTTCACCGACGGGCGGCTGGCACAGGCTGCCGTCGATGTGCTGGAGCCACTCTGGCGCGGCGAGAACGCTCTCGAACCCGAGCGCGTCAGCGAGAAGCTAAATCAGAACAGCTTCTGGATGGGGCGCGGTGGCAGCCTCACCCATGCCATCAGCGGCATCGATATCGCGCTGTGGGACATTCTCGGCAAGGCGCTCGGCCAGCCGGTCGGGCGGCTGCTCGGCGGCACCTATCGCGACCGCGTGACGCCCTATTGCTCACTGCTTATGGACGAGCCCGAGCGCATGGGCGACCTCATCGGCCCGCACCGCGCGCGCGGCTTCAAGGCGTTCAAGATCGGCTGGGGGCCGTTCGGCCGTCGCGACAGCGCGAAACTGGATGAGGCGATCGTGCGTGCTGCGCGCGAGGCAGCCGGCCCCGATGCAAAGCTCTTCGTCGACGCGGGGGCCTCCGACGCCTATTGGCCACAGGGGCTGAAATGGGCACTCAACACTGCGCAGATGCTGCGCGACTATGAGGTCGGCTGGTTCGAGGAGCCGCTGCGCCCGGACGCGCTGGAGGATTTCCGCACGCTGCGGCAGGCGAGCCCGGTGCCGATCGCCGGGGGCGAGGTGCTCACACGCCGGCAGAGCTTCCTGCCCTGGCTGTCCGTCGCCGCCTTCGACATCGTGCAGCCGGACGTCACCAAGGTCGGCGGCCTCAGCGAGCAGCGGCGCATCGCCTGGCTCGCCGACGATTTCGGCCTGCGCTATGTCGGCCACGGCTGGAACACCGCGCTGGGGTTGGCCGCGGACCTCCAGCTCGCCTCCGCCCTGCCCCATTGCGATCTCGTCGAGTTCATCGGCGGCAGCGCCTATATCGATGGCATCGTCGCCGATCCTTTCGTGCTGGACGACGAGGGCCGGCTGCGCATTCCCGCCCGCCCGGGTCTGGGTGTCGCCCTCGATCCCGAGCCGCTCGCGCGCTTCACCCCCGCCCCCGCCTCGCTCTTCGCATCGGTCTGACCGCTGCCGCCATAAAGCCGGAGCGCGCCCGCGCGCCCTCCGGGACACAATCAGAAGGAGAAACGTCAATGAAACTCGTTCGTTACGGCGCCATCGGGCAGGAGCGCCCCGGCATTGTGGACGCCAGCGGTACGCTGCGCGACCTGTCCGCCCATGTGTCCGACATCGCCGGAGAGGCGCTGCTGCCGGAGAGCCTCGCGCACCTTCGCGCCATCGATCCGGCCTCGCTTCCGGCGGTCGAGGGCAATCCCCGCATCGGCGCCTGCGTGGGGAAGGTCGGCAAGTTCGTCTGCGTCGGGCTGAACTACACCGACCACGCGGAAGAGGCCGGCATGCCGATCCCCGACGAGCCGGTGCTGTTCATGAAGCCCACCAGCTGCATCGTCGGTCCCTATGACAATGTCGAGATCCCCCGCACGTCGGTGAAGACCGATTGGGAGGTCGAGCTCGGCATCGTCATCGGCAAGACCGCCAAATACGTCTCGGTCGAAGACGCTTATGATCACGTGGCCGGCTATTGCGTCATCAACGACGTGTCCGAGCGCGCCTTCCAGATCGAGCGCGGCGGCCAGTGGGACAAGGGCAAGGGCTGCGACACCTTCGGGCCGATGGGGCCCTGGCTGGTGACCACCGACGAGATCACCGATCCGCACGTGCTGGACATGTGGCTGGAGGTCGACGGCAAGCGCTACCAGACCGGCTCGACCCGCACGATGATCTTCAACGTGCCGACCATCGTCAGCTACATCAGCCAGTTCATGAGCCTGCAGCCGGGCGACGTCATCTCCACCGGCACGCCTCCGGGCGTCGGGCTGGGGCAGAAGCCGCCGGTCTATCTCAAGGCCGGCCAGACCATGCGCCTGGCCATTTCCGGCCTTGGCGAACAGCGGCAGACCACCGTCCCGGCGGCGTGAGAACGAGCGAGCAGCCTTCATGAACACCATCGACCTCAAGGGCCGCGTCGCCATCATCACCGGCGGCGCGCGCGGCATCGGCTACGCCACGGCCGAGCGCATGCTCAAATCGGGCGCCGCAGTCGCGCTGTGGGACATCGATGCCGCCCGGCTCGATGAGGCGAAGGCCGCGCTCTCCCCGCTCGGCACGGTGTCGACCCATGTCGTCGAGCTGACCGACGAGGCCTCCGTCACGGCAGCCACCGAGGCGGTTGCCGGCACGCATGGCAAGATCGACATCCTGGTCAACAATGCCGGCATCACCGGCGGCAATGCCAGGCTGTGGGAGCTGGACACCGACACCTGGCGCCGGGTGGTCGACGTCAACCTCGTCGGCCCGTTCCTCACCTGCAAGGCGGTGGTTCCCGCCATGCTGAAGAACGGCTGGGGGCGCATCGTCAACGTCGCCTCGATCGCCGGCAAGGAAGGCAACCCGACCGCCTCGCACTACTCGGCCTCCAAAGCCGGGCTGATAGGCCTCACCAAGTCGCTGGGCAAGGAACTGGCGACCTCCAACATCCTCGTCAACGCCATCACCCCGGCGGCGGCGAAGACCGAGATCTTCGACCAGATGAAGCAGGAGCATATCGACTACATGCTCTCGAAGATCCCGATGAACCGCTTTCTCGCCGTCGACGAGGCCGCCGGCCTCATCGCCTGGCTCTCCTCCGAGGACTGCGCCTTCTCAACCGGCGCCGTCTTCGACATCTCCGGCGGCCGAGCCGTCTACTAAAGGCGCCGCCGGGCGACCGGCGGCATCCACTCCAGCCGAAGTCAAAGCGGGACGCAATTGGCGGTCACTTCGTGATATGTCGTAGCTTTGGCGCGCCCATGGGGAATCGAACCCCGGTTTTCGCCGTTGGAGGGCGATACCTGACACTAAGTGACTTGCGCTGATATCGCACGAAACTCCTTGCTAATGCTAGATTTCACTAAGGCTCGTCTCATCGCGTCTGAGCCGTTTCCATGCCACTATTAGCAGCGAATTTGGCAATGAAAATGCACCATGGCTCGACGTCGTAGCACGCTCTCAAGTCGCACTAGCCGGTCGGAGTTGCCATGGTCAGATGCTCCGGAATGGGAGCTGATCGGGCCTGGCATCCGCCTAGGCTATCGCCGCGGCCGCGGGACCAACGACCGCAGCAGAACATGGCTTGATCGCGCGTGGCGTC comes from the Ancylobacter pratisalsi genome and includes:
- a CDS encoding SDR family NAD(P)-dependent oxidoreductase, producing MTTETSPGISAARRLDGRVAVVTGAARGIGRAIAERFAAEGAQVVVLDIAEAEAREVAAGLGPNALALRGDIADPASVTACARAIEARYGRCDILVNNAAILDSAGIDTMSFEHYRRVLDINQDGAVRVTLALLPLMRCAQHNRKILNIVSIQGVRGTHDSLAYATAKGALVNFTRALACDLGAENITVNALAPGFIDTQMAQLPDGSGHEHETDWFRDIYIKYGRIPLQRPGTPADIAGPAFFLCSDDARYVTGQILLVDGGVSSTF
- a CDS encoding mandelate racemase/muconate lactonizing enzyme family protein, with product MPDIALPKVTIRSIVVAPLLGESPKGGWSAEIKPEDSVHALIAVHTEEGLTGHGSVFTDGRLAQAAVDVLEPLWRGENALEPERVSEKLNQNSFWMGRGGSLTHAISGIDIALWDILGKALGQPVGRLLGGTYRDRVTPYCSLLMDEPERMGDLIGPHRARGFKAFKIGWGPFGRRDSAKLDEAIVRAAREAAGPDAKLFVDAGASDAYWPQGLKWALNTAQMLRDYEVGWFEEPLRPDALEDFRTLRQASPVPIAGGEVLTRRQSFLPWLSVAAFDIVQPDVTKVGGLSEQRRIAWLADDFGLRYVGHGWNTALGLAADLQLASALPHCDLVEFIGGSAYIDGIVADPFVLDDEGRLRIPARPGLGVALDPEPLARFTPAPASLFASV
- a CDS encoding FadR/GntR family transcriptional regulator: MTERPSTPRKRPETAEAGDERPARPVRPSGYRISGVQGHVITELGRAIVSGRFAPGELLPREPDLMAEFAASRPSLREALKVLAAKGLIEMRQKVGTRVRPRDLWNTFDSDVLAWHFGDGRGSAELRDTMMRDLIELRLMIEPAAAQLATGRATIEDLRRIRAALHAMEASSGDLVSYAHADVAFHMAVFAASHNTLLGTFAHLVADFLHLSFSIQQQALKADKSVEDDIGQHRAVFEAITGGEGEAAARAMRDVILDGKDSLLAALK
- a CDS encoding transporter substrate-binding domain-containing protein, translating into MLKTMLAALLAAVVSVSASAQEFQFEAPPLFDNCGDASLARAKAEGVTLGFSPSPPYSSLDPATKKAGGLDVELVEAALKWAGVTDFKYEVMPFGQLIPALLAKRIDIVTANIHVTPDRLKAVSFSGPAWWYGPAIVVAKGNPAGITSFGSLKGKKVGAIAGSAADEYLRKIGVAVTAFQTDAEEFAAISTGRVDAILDDDVKIIEFMKANGSAPIEIVANVTIPDELIFKYGYGYARYALRKEDCSLRAAFTQGLAEVRGNGQASAILKSYGLTNRNLFFFPL
- a CDS encoding fumarylacetoacetate hydrolase family protein; translation: MKLVRYGAIGQERPGIVDASGTLRDLSAHVSDIAGEALLPESLAHLRAIDPASLPAVEGNPRIGACVGKVGKFVCVGLNYTDHAEEAGMPIPDEPVLFMKPTSCIVGPYDNVEIPRTSVKTDWEVELGIVIGKTAKYVSVEDAYDHVAGYCVINDVSERAFQIERGGQWDKGKGCDTFGPMGPWLVTTDEITDPHVLDMWLEVDGKRYQTGSTRTMIFNVPTIVSYISQFMSLQPGDVISTGTPPGVGLGQKPPVYLKAGQTMRLAISGLGEQRQTTVPAA
- a CDS encoding amino acid ABC transporter permease gives rise to the protein MNLLDFSVVDEYGSVFLQGLAITTFLTVVVILLAGVLAIPLALARMSPARWIRWPADFYVEFIRATPLILQLIYIYYVLPSAGIRLEPVTAAIIGLTVNYSAFMSEVYRSGIQAVPKSQYEAAQSLGIGRTVTFIKIIFPQAFRTVLPALGNYLIALFKDTALASVVTVQELMFSGQIIAARNYQYFTVYTVTALLYFSVGFPAALLVRRLERWSQRGWSAPDRKS
- a CDS encoding SDR family NAD(P)-dependent oxidoreductase, which encodes MNTIDLKGRVAIITGGARGIGYATAERMLKSGAAVALWDIDAARLDEAKAALSPLGTVSTHVVELTDEASVTAATEAVAGTHGKIDILVNNAGITGGNARLWELDTDTWRRVVDVNLVGPFLTCKAVVPAMLKNGWGRIVNVASIAGKEGNPTASHYSASKAGLIGLTKSLGKELATSNILVNAITPAAAKTEIFDQMKQEHIDYMLSKIPMNRFLAVDEAAGLIAWLSSEDCAFSTGAVFDISGGRAVY